A window of Staphylococcus sp. 17KM0847 contains these coding sequences:
- the yjbH gene encoding protease adaptor protein YjbH has translation MTEELRVVVNSCSNDTDLSPVSKIEIYSFFDPFSKDSFKLSAILSKLRIEYNQYIRIRHILNPSLRILTKCQAQSTSDRDNIALVFKAAELQGRSRAHRFMHLIQNEIIPKKDIITEKMIAKCIINAGLDFDVFQEDLKNGKLRDSLKVDLHIAREMEIDIAPSLVFFNEDVQEEGLKVEGLYPYHIYTYIINEMMGAPIEKSLPPALADYIQQKQLVTEEELRTIYEWPERTLRKELKKLMLQRKVEKLKHPEGEYWRSRM, from the coding sequence ATGACGGAAGAATTAAGGGTTGTAGTGAATAGCTGTTCGAATGATACAGACCTTTCACCGGTAAGTAAGATTGAAATCTATTCGTTTTTCGATCCGTTTAGTAAAGACAGTTTTAAACTATCTGCTATTTTATCTAAATTAAGAATTGAATATAACCAATATATCCGTATTCGCCATATTCTAAATCCGTCTTTGCGCATACTTACAAAATGCCAAGCACAGAGTACATCAGATCGTGATAATATTGCACTCGTTTTCAAGGCAGCAGAATTACAAGGTCGTTCAAGGGCACATCGTTTTATGCATCTTATTCAAAATGAAATTATCCCTAAAAAAGATATTATTACTGAAAAGATGATTGCAAAATGTATTATTAATGCTGGTCTTGATTTCGACGTATTTCAAGAAGACTTGAAAAACGGCAAATTACGTGACAGTCTAAAAGTTGATTTGCATATTGCACGTGAAATGGAAATTGATATAGCACCTTCTCTTGTATTTTTTAATGAAGATGTTCAAGAAGAAGGATTAAAAGTTGAAGGACTCTATCCTTATCATATTTATACGTATATTATTAATGAAATGATGGGGGCGCCGATAGAAAAGAGCCTACCACCTGCACTTGCTGACTATATTCAACAAAAACAATTGGTTACTGAAGAAGAATTGCGTACGATCTATGAATGGCCTGAACGTACATTGCGTAAAGAACTAAAAAAACTAATGTTACAACGTAAAGTTGAAAAATTAAAACATCCAGAGGGTGAATACTGGAGATCACGTATGTAA
- a CDS encoding truncated hemoglobin YjbI — translation MTKTPYEVIGQDALYRMIDHFYRLVEQDNRINHLFPGDFAETARKQKQFLTQFLGGPDLYTQEHGHPMLKKRHMPFIIDEYAKEAWLENMHTAIQTAQFPDNVGDYLYERLRLTANYMVNTEN, via the coding sequence ATGACAAAAACGCCTTATGAAGTGATTGGTCAAGATGCACTGTATCGCATGATTGATCATTTTTATAGATTAGTCGAGCAAGACAATCGTATTAATCATTTATTTCCGGGCGACTTTGCTGAAACTGCACGTAAACAAAAGCAATTTCTCACACAATTTTTAGGTGGCCCTGACCTTTACACACAAGAGCATGGTCACCCCATGTTGAAAAAAAGGCATATGCCCTTCATTATCGATGAGTATGCTAAAGAGGCTTGGCTTGAAAATATGCATACTGCCATTCAAACCGCGCAGTTTCCAGATAATGTAGGTGATTATTTATATGAAAGACTGCGGTTAACTGCCAATTATATGGTTAACACAGAAAATTAA
- a CDS encoding CYTH domain-containing protein, with product MAVEHEIEFKQILEPSTYEAIKATYFSSSQSFSQINHYIDTPDLQIIKHKMALRIREKANGTNELTLKVPAHVGLTEYNHLTSFQPISDHHVPETYITPDIKKILQQYHIDVSSLKVLGTLTTHRMETQLRMGLLVLDHSQYLGKEDYELEFEVSSYKEGLCAFEQILSQFQLKHQQPANKVQRFFEQQQNLFNNHTSS from the coding sequence ATGGCAGTCGAACACGAAATCGAGTTTAAGCAAATATTAGAACCTTCTACATATGAAGCAATCAAAGCAACTTACTTTTCATCTTCTCAGAGCTTTTCGCAAATCAATCACTATATTGACACACCCGACTTACAAATTATTAAGCATAAAATGGCGTTACGTATACGTGAGAAAGCTAACGGAACCAATGAATTAACATTAAAAGTGCCTGCTCATGTCGGATTAACAGAATACAATCATCTCACATCCTTCCAGCCTATCTCAGATCACCATGTACCTGAAACATACATCACACCCGATATTAAAAAAATTTTGCAACAATATCATATCGATGTATCCTCTTTAAAAGTCTTAGGGACACTGACCACACATCGAATGGAAACGCAGCTTCGTATGGGACTTCTTGTACTCGATCACAGCCAATACTTAGGCAAGGAAGATTACGAACTTGAATTTGAAGTCTCTTCTTATAAAGAAGGTCTGTGTGCATTTGAACAAATTTTAAGTCAATTTCAACTTAAACATCAACAACCTGCCAATAAAGTTCAACGTTTTTTTGAACAGCAACAAAACTTATTCAACAATCATACAAGTTCTTAA